From the genome of Fusarium oxysporum f. sp. lycopersici 4287 chromosome 3, whole genome shotgun sequence, one region includes:
- a CDS encoding hypothetical protein (At least one base has a quality score < 10), with protein sequence MEPYDFIQASRLINPVADGLSWHLINFMKEFKTPREFRNHAVPLIASSFILDHFPPGMHLFDPRQVFRVLYKDSCHKAIEGLETSPIGSVELAKAVSWMGCSFSSQFVEIQAAGSSRDWHEQQLAKRKDILSQFKSEDTCFSCIRRRPQYTLPCGHMICQVCVRIFSSTSITDPWLVEVKACPVCTAPTHDLTIRLVPDTSRLRVLSIDGGGIRGAAPLGFLKALEDEVGIPNFAIQRHFDVKFGTSSDYLKMFANKAFPPRSCILRFMSKVPLLSTFTRLTLFFFTLLTDSKYSANGLESLLMDTYGLHRGITDCSFASHIGSHVGVTLTRARDGAGFIATNYNQAGCRPEILDYSHLPSGCGQQAVKWWEVLRAATSAPYYFDGKRVSGHGIYQDGGLAFNNPASIALREAVALTPDGAEPSILLSLGTGSSAPLRKYLSIVYETFPFRVGRALWHRVSSRTSWDTLVGHRRSDSKCNLYRLDDDSEQENPLLDDVTQIDPVHQKAKEIAKGSPILPSLACSFSSALFYFQLDESHPTFFRNGRYECTFAAPVNPYFSKVHQFLSPKTLHRIDERFPLAKKPTDELYQNTRALNLLPYQPFSIQWLVRRQKLDATFGTPEHKKRNNRETLESPSSKRLRVRY encoded by the exons ATGGAGCCATATGACTTCATTCAAGCATCCCGTCTGATTAATCCGGTGGCTGATGGCTTATCCTGGCACCTTATTAACTTTATGAAAGAGTTTAAAACTCCGAGAGAGTTCAGAAATCATGCTGTTCCTCTGATCGCCTCTAGTTTCATACTGGACCACTTTCCGCCAGGAATGCACC TGTTTGATCCGCGACAAGTATTCAGAGTACTTTACAAAGATTCTTGCCATAAAGCCATCGAGGGACTCGAAACGAGTCCTATCGGCTCTGTAGAGCTGGCGAAAGCCGTGAGCTGGATGGGCTGCAGCTTCTCGTCCCAATTTGTAGAGATTCAAGCGGCGGGATCATCACGCGACTGGCATGAGCAGCAATTAGCTAAACGAAAGGATATACTAAGCCAGTTCAAGTCTGAGGATACATGCTTCAGCTGTATAAGGCGACGGCCGCAGTATACCCTCCCGTGTGGGCATATGATCTGTCAGGTTTGTGTGCGGatattctcatcaacatccattACCGACCCTTGGCTCGTTGAGGTCAAGGCTTGCCCCGTGTGCACAGCCCCCACACATGACCTGACTATCAGGCTGGTGCCAGATACAAGTCGACTGAGAGTGTTGAGCATCGATGGTGGCGGAATACGAGGAGCCGCACCGTTGGGGTTTTTGAAAGCGCTGGAAGATGAAGTCGGCATCCCCAACTTTGCCATTCAAAGACATTTTGATGTGAAATTCGGGACCAGTTCTG ACTATCTCAAAATGTTTGCAAACAAAGCTTTCCCCCCCCGAAGCTGTATACTACGCTTCATGTCCAAGGTTCCGCTGCTCTCAACTTTTACGCGCTTgactctcttcttcttcacttTACTGACGGATAGTAAATACTCGGCCAATGGCCTCGAAAGCCTTTTAATGGACACATATGGACTTCACAGGGGAATTACAGACTGTTCTTTCGCCTCCCATATCGGATCACACGTTGGGGTTACTTTGACTCGAGCCCGCGACGGTGCTGGGTTCATTGCTACGAACTACAACCAGGCGGGGTGCCGACCCGAGATACTAG ACTACTCACATCTGCCTTCCGGATGTGGGCAACAAGCAGTGAAGTGGTGGGAAGT GTTACGAGCCGCAACTTCTGCCCCTTA CTATTTCGACGGGAAACGAGTCAGTGGACACGGGATCTATCAGGATGGTGGTCTAGCGTTCAATAACCCAGCCTCCATCGCTTTGCGAGAGGCTGTCGCCCTGACTCCAGACGGGGCTGAGCCCAGTATCTTGTTATCGCTAGGGACGGGTTCATCTGCCCCGCTGAGAAAGTATCTCAGCATCGTATACGAAACATTCCCTTTCCGTGTGGGCAGGGCTTTGTGGCATCGCGTAAGCTCGAGAACATCGTGGGATACTCTTGTCGGACATCGAAGAAGTGACAGTAAATGTAACCTATATaggcttgatgatgactCCGAACAAGAGAATCCTCTACTCGACGACGTCACACAGATAGACCCCGTGCATCAAAAGGCTAAGGAAATAGCGAAAGGTTCCCCAATACTTCCGAGCCTTGCTTGTAGCTTTAGTTCAGCATTGTTCTATTTTCAACTTGATGAATCGCATCCTACCTTCTTCCGCAATGGCCGCTATGAATGC ACCTTCGCAGCTCCGGTCAATCCCTACTTCTCTAAGGTCCACCAGTTCCTCTCGCC CAAGACCCTCCATCGCATCGACGAACGATTCCCCCTCGCCAAGAAGCCCACCGACGAGCTCTACCAAAATACGAGGGCTCTTAACCTCCTCCCATACCAACCGTTCAGTATTCAGTGGCTTGTCAGAAGGCAAAAGCTAGATGCAACCTTTGGTACACCAGAACATAAAAAGCGAAATAACAGAGAAACGCTAGAATCGCCCAGCTCGAAGCGCTTGAGGGTGAGGTATTGA